A single genomic interval of Brevibacillus brevis harbors:
- a CDS encoding enoyl-CoA hydratase-related protein: MTVSLQREGAIGVLTLQRPEVFNCLNLETLVTLRGLISEISHDRDLRTVIVTGAGDKAFCSGADLRERRSMSPQQVEVYIQTIRDTFTELEKLPKPVIAAINGLALGGGTELALACDLRIMSEHAQMGLTETSLGIIPGAGGTQRLPRLVGKGVAKELIFTARRVFPEEALSIGLINRIVPADQLMATAISMAEQISANAPLALAQAKFAIDCGVEVELASGLQIESNAYKLLVPTKDRLEGLAAFQEKRKPIYRGE; this comes from the coding sequence ATGACGGTTTCCCTGCAAAGAGAGGGTGCAATTGGCGTACTAACGCTGCAACGGCCAGAAGTTTTTAACTGCCTCAATCTTGAAACGCTCGTGACACTGCGTGGCTTGATCAGTGAAATCAGCCATGATCGTGACCTTCGGACGGTCATTGTTACAGGTGCTGGTGACAAGGCGTTTTGCTCTGGTGCGGATTTAAGAGAGCGGCGCTCCATGTCACCACAACAGGTCGAAGTCTATATCCAAACGATTCGGGATACGTTCACAGAGCTGGAAAAGCTACCGAAACCAGTCATCGCGGCGATTAACGGGCTGGCACTGGGGGGCGGTACAGAATTGGCGTTGGCGTGCGATCTGCGGATCATGAGTGAACACGCCCAGATGGGTTTAACGGAGACATCGCTCGGGATTATTCCGGGTGCTGGCGGAACACAGCGTTTGCCTCGACTGGTTGGAAAAGGCGTCGCCAAGGAACTGATTTTTACGGCAAGGCGTGTATTTCCGGAAGAGGCACTGTCTATTGGGTTGATCAATCGGATTGTTCCCGCTGATCAGCTCATGGCGACAGCCATTTCTATGGCCGAGCAAATTTCAGCGAATGCTCCACTTGCCCTAGCCCAAGCCAAGTTTGCCATCGATTGTGGAGTGGAAGTCGAGCTAGCTAGTGGACTTCAAATTGAGAGCAACGCGTACAAGCTGCTCGTCCCGACGAAAGACCGCCTAGAAGGACTCGCAGCCTTTCAAGAAAAACGAAAACCGATATACCGCGGAGAGTGA
- a CDS encoding hydroxymethylglutaryl-CoA lyase — protein sequence MRVQIVEVGPRDGLQNESAIVPAAAKIALIHKLMAAGLKRIEASSFVNPKWIPQLADADEVLQGINRSQEVTLSALVPNIRGLERARQCGLTEIALFMSASETHNQKNINKRIEDTFPILREVAREALALGMKVRGYISTVFGCPYEGNVPLDNSRRVTEALLEMGVYEISLGDTIGVATPKQVHEVFRELVKDVTNERLAAHFHDTRGTGLANVAAALDEGIRIFDSSIGGLGGCPYAPGAAGNISTEDLVYMLHGMDYETGVDLEKLIEASAYIGKQLDKELPSKVLRASLASKPAG from the coding sequence GTGCGTGTGCAAATCGTGGAGGTCGGTCCTCGTGACGGGCTGCAAAATGAGAGCGCGATCGTTCCGGCAGCAGCAAAAATCGCGCTGATTCATAAGCTGATGGCAGCAGGCTTGAAGCGAATAGAAGCAAGTTCGTTTGTGAATCCGAAATGGATACCGCAATTGGCGGATGCAGATGAGGTCTTACAGGGGATCAATCGCAGTCAAGAGGTAACGCTTAGCGCATTGGTTCCAAATATTCGTGGTCTGGAGCGGGCGCGCCAATGCGGACTGACAGAGATTGCTCTGTTCATGTCTGCCTCTGAAACGCATAATCAAAAAAACATCAATAAACGGATAGAAGACACGTTTCCGATCCTGCGGGAGGTTGCCCGGGAAGCGCTGGCTCTCGGGATGAAAGTTCGCGGATATATCTCAACCGTGTTCGGTTGTCCGTACGAGGGAAACGTACCGCTGGACAATAGCCGCAGGGTGACAGAGGCTCTTTTGGAAATGGGAGTGTACGAGATTTCTCTCGGGGATACGATAGGGGTTGCAACGCCGAAGCAGGTTCATGAGGTTTTTAGAGAGCTTGTGAAAGATGTTACGAACGAGCGCTTAGCCGCCCATTTCCACGATACGAGAGGAACTGGATTGGCGAACGTAGCAGCAGCGCTAGATGAAGGAATCCGGATCTTTGACAGCTCAATCGGCGGCCTTGGCGGATGCCCGTATGCCCCAGGAGCTGCAGGCAACATTTCGACTGAAGATTTGGTCTACATGTTGCATGGAATGGACTATGAAACGGGCGTTGATCTCGAGAAGTTGATTGAGGCTAGTGCGTATATTGGGAAGCAGTTGGACAAAGAGCTCCCCTCAAAAGTGCTGCGGGCATCGCTTGCAAGCAAACCAGCTGGATGA
- a CDS encoding biotin/lipoyl-containing protein, whose amino-acid sequence MKQVAANMAGTVINVLVQPGDEITEGQDVLVLESMKMEVPVQAQASGKVVEVKANIGDFVNDGDIIVVLE is encoded by the coding sequence ATGAAACAAGTAGCAGCCAATATGGCAGGAACTGTTATTAATGTCCTGGTACAGCCAGGAGACGAGATCACTGAAGGACAAGACGTCCTTGTACTGGAATCGATGAAAATGGAAGTTCCTGTACAGGCTCAAGCCTCAGGAAAAGTTGTGGAAGTAAAGGCGAACATTGGAGATTTTGTCAACGATGGCGATATCATTGTCGTTTTGGAATAG
- a CDS encoding acetyl-CoA carboxylase biotin carboxylase subunit, giving the protein MNKVLIANRGEIARRIIRTCKARGVATVAVYSDADKDLPFVREADESVHIGPPPVPHSYLNVEAILAAAKSTGADAIHPGYGLLSENESFARRVLEEGILFVGPTPEVIGQMGDKLTARHIMEAAGVPVVPGCEQAIDSPDEAAVIALSIGYPVMLKASAGGGGIGMHICRDEAELRQAYQSAKGRAKAYFGNDAMYMEKYVERPRHIEVQVVADQHGNVIHLLERECSIQRRHQKVLEESPSPFLDTATRELLCNAAVTAAKAVGYSGVGTVEFIVDEQKNFYFLEMNTRLQVEHPVTEEMTGIDLVSLQLDIADGHPLSIKQEDVKALRHAIELRVYAEDPVTFLPSPGTITLYQPPAFEHVRIDDGVETGTQVTPFYDPMIAKVIVSGATREEAVQQAQSAMHHFLITGIKTNIPFLQEVLQDEQFRAGNYTTWFVTERGAASSTEKR; this is encoded by the coding sequence ATGAATAAGGTATTAATCGCAAACCGTGGTGAAATTGCCAGACGAATTATCCGTACATGCAAGGCAAGAGGTGTGGCTACGGTTGCTGTCTATTCGGATGCAGACAAGGATCTGCCGTTTGTACGTGAAGCAGATGAGTCCGTCCATATTGGTCCACCACCTGTGCCACACAGCTACCTGAACGTAGAGGCCATTCTTGCAGCAGCGAAAAGCACCGGTGCCGATGCCATTCATCCAGGCTACGGTCTTTTGTCAGAAAACGAATCTTTTGCCCGCCGTGTTCTGGAGGAAGGTATTCTATTCGTTGGTCCGACCCCTGAGGTCATCGGTCAAATGGGTGACAAGCTGACTGCCCGCCATATTATGGAGGCTGCCGGAGTACCAGTCGTTCCAGGGTGCGAACAGGCAATCGATTCTCCAGATGAAGCAGCGGTCATCGCGTTGTCCATCGGGTATCCCGTAATGCTCAAGGCCAGTGCTGGCGGCGGAGGAATCGGGATGCACATTTGTCGGGACGAGGCCGAGCTGCGCCAAGCCTACCAATCGGCGAAAGGTCGGGCAAAAGCGTATTTTGGTAACGATGCGATGTACATGGAGAAATACGTGGAACGTCCTCGCCACATCGAAGTGCAGGTCGTTGCCGATCAGCATGGAAACGTCATCCACTTATTAGAACGGGAATGCTCCATACAGCGCAGACATCAAAAGGTGCTCGAAGAAAGCCCTTCGCCCTTTTTGGACACAGCAACGAGAGAGCTTCTGTGCAATGCAGCGGTTACAGCAGCGAAAGCAGTGGGCTACTCGGGAGTTGGAACGGTTGAGTTTATCGTAGATGAGCAAAAAAACTTTTACTTCTTGGAAATGAATACACGCTTGCAAGTAGAGCATCCCGTGACGGAAGAAATGACGGGTATTGACCTCGTGTCGCTCCAACTGGACATTGCCGATGGTCACCCGCTGTCGATCAAGCAAGAGGACGTCAAGGCTCTGCGCCACGCGATTGAACTGCGTGTCTATGCGGAAGACCCTGTCACCTTCCTGCCATCGCCAGGGACGATTACATTGTACCAGCCACCTGCATTCGAACATGTACGAATTGATGATGGGGTAGAGACGGGGACACAGGTGACTCCATTTTACGACCCGATGATTGCAAAGGTGATTGTATCTGGGGCGACAAGAGAAGAGGCTGTGCAACAGGCGCAGAGCGCTATGCATCATTTTCTGATTACTGGCATTAAAACGAACATTCCGTTTTTACAAGAAGTATTACAGGACGAACAATTCCGAGCAGGTAACTATACGACATGGTTCGTTACTGAGCGCGGAGCTGCGTCAAGCACGGAAAAACGCTAA
- a CDS encoding N-acetyltransferase, translating to MFEVRRLQINYKTLEEFQKFREFGLEELSMKEDLEANIVENDSESPFYGIYDNDLLVARMSLYKIDGKYDRYFQPAQDYYELWKLEVLPDYRHKDYGTALVNHAKSFGAPIKTNSRCRADDFWLKMGFTPVKYNLMRDRGENPYVWLPESVELQD from the coding sequence ATGTTTGAAGTAAGACGTTTGCAAATCAACTATAAGACACTGGAGGAATTCCAGAAGTTTCGCGAATTTGGCCTGGAGGAGCTTTCTATGAAGGAAGACCTGGAGGCGAACATCGTGGAAAACGATTCGGAATCTCCATTTTACGGTATTTATGATAACGATCTTCTGGTAGCACGTATGAGCCTCTACAAAATTGACGGGAAATACGACCGTTACTTCCAACCTGCGCAAGACTATTATGAGCTGTGGAAGCTCGAAGTCCTGCCCGACTACCGTCACAAAGATTACGGAACTGCTTTGGTCAACCACGCGAAGAGCTTTGGAGCTCCTATTAAAACCAACTCCCGCTGTCGCGCAGACGATTTTTGGTTGAAAATGGGCTTCACGCCTGTGAAATACAACCTCATGCGTGACCGTGGTGAAAACCCGTACGTATGGTTGCCAGAGAGCGTAGAGCTACAAGACTAG
- a CDS encoding RsfA family transcriptional regulator — translation MVASRQDAWTEDDDLVLAEVTLRHIREGGTQLAAFEEVGQRLGRTAAACGFRWNSCVRKRYDAAISIAKSQRQQLKKLGRIQAPPPVVAEVEVVTLHTKRSEPPVAEVQKYADVEEQQIEAVIRMLVNQKEMSRRLRQLEQELEGKELELKELKEAHERARKELDQVQGVNDDYRALVQIMERARKLAFLQEEDSNKAIFKMDENGNLERVEK, via the coding sequence ATGGTAGCTTCCAGACAAGACGCATGGACCGAAGATGACGATCTAGTGTTGGCGGAAGTCACCTTGCGCCACATACGCGAAGGCGGCACACAGCTTGCTGCATTTGAAGAAGTGGGTCAAAGGTTAGGAAGGACAGCAGCTGCGTGCGGCTTCCGCTGGAACAGTTGCGTGCGCAAACGGTACGATGCGGCCATTTCGATTGCGAAAAGCCAAAGGCAGCAGCTGAAAAAGCTCGGGAGGATTCAAGCGCCGCCTCCTGTGGTGGCTGAGGTCGAGGTCGTCACGTTGCACACCAAACGCTCTGAGCCACCAGTAGCAGAGGTGCAAAAGTACGCGGATGTAGAGGAGCAGCAGATTGAAGCAGTCATTCGCATGCTCGTGAATCAAAAAGAAATGAGTCGTCGTTTGCGACAATTGGAACAAGAGTTGGAAGGAAAAGAATTGGAGTTAAAAGAATTGAAAGAAGCCCATGAACGCGCTAGAAAAGAGCTGGATCAGGTTCAGGGTGTCAATGATGACTACCGTGCCTTGGTACAGATCATGGAACGTGCACGCAAGCTTGCTTTTTTACAGGAAGAGGATTCCAACAAAGCGATCTTCAAAATGGATGAAAACGGAAACTTGGAGCGCGTAGAAAAATAA
- a CDS encoding enoyl-CoA hydratase/isomerase family protein yields METLLLQKQDGIATITLNRPHVHNAISVELVDELHQVLQDCQADPEVKVLIVTGTGRSFVSGGDLNQFIAARGFEQAHPLLSKVTGLLSAIDQYSKPVIAMINGAAVGGGCEFAGACHFRFATDRATFGFVQISMHITTGWGGGSRLLDLLPESKALALLLTGDRLRAEEAKSYGFVDEVYTEEKLHEEVYRFARKIAAQPLAGIEAYMKVLQWKRMGLPQEERIRREVSQCAHLWGSPEHVAVVESFLTKRSTS; encoded by the coding sequence ATGGAGACCTTGCTTTTACAAAAACAGGACGGTATCGCCACGATCACATTAAATCGACCGCATGTACATAATGCGATCAGCGTGGAGCTGGTTGATGAACTGCATCAGGTCTTGCAAGATTGCCAAGCCGATCCTGAGGTCAAGGTTTTGATTGTGACGGGGACAGGGAGAAGCTTTGTTTCCGGAGGCGATCTGAATCAGTTTATTGCAGCGCGCGGCTTTGAACAGGCGCATCCTTTGCTCAGTAAAGTAACGGGGCTTTTGTCCGCCATTGATCAGTATTCCAAACCGGTGATTGCCATGATTAACGGTGCAGCGGTCGGAGGTGGCTGTGAGTTTGCGGGCGCGTGTCATTTCCGTTTTGCCACTGACCGGGCGACTTTCGGGTTTGTACAAATCAGCATGCATATCACGACGGGCTGGGGTGGAGGAAGTCGGCTGTTGGACTTGCTGCCAGAGTCAAAAGCACTCGCACTCCTGTTGACAGGTGACAGATTGCGTGCAGAGGAAGCCAAGTCCTACGGTTTTGTTGACGAGGTATACACAGAAGAGAAGTTGCATGAGGAAGTATATCGTTTCGCTCGAAAAATCGCTGCCCAGCCGCTAGCTGGCATTGAGGCGTACATGAAGGTCTTGCAGTGGAAGCGTATGGGCCTTCCGCAAGAAGAACGAATTCGGCGCGAAGTGAGTCAATGTGCGCATCTTTGGGGTAGCCCTGAACATGTCGCCGTAGTGGAAAGCTTCCTGACAAAGCGCTCCACATCGTGA
- a CDS encoding Spx/MgsR family RNA polymerase-binding regulatory protein, with product MAVAERTQTQKLTFFTYPSCTSCRKAKAWLAENGVNYEERHLFKNPPTAEELLDIIKMTSNGLDEILSTRSQRFKNLDVDINDMSVKELLEMLSEEPQLLKRPILTDGENLIVGFNSSAMKNLLS from the coding sequence ATGGCCGTTGCTGAACGTACACAAACACAAAAATTGACGTTTTTCACTTATCCTAGCTGCACATCCTGTCGCAAAGCGAAGGCATGGCTGGCAGAAAACGGAGTGAATTACGAAGAGCGTCACTTGTTCAAAAATCCACCAACAGCAGAAGAACTGCTTGATATTATTAAAATGACTTCAAATGGCCTGGATGAGATTCTGTCGACGAGAAGTCAGCGTTTTAAAAACCTGGATGTCGATATTAATGATATGTCGGTGAAGGAACTGCTCGAAATGCTTAGCGAAGAGCCTCAGCTTTTGAAGCGTCCGATCCTGACTGACGGTGAAAACCTGATCGTCGGATTCAATTCTTCCGCCATGAAAAATCTACTGTCCTAA
- a CDS encoding helix-turn-helix transcriptional regulator has translation MDHDAQKLTSALADPTRFSIYQFVAYSKDPITVQDIADHFSIHPNVARLHLTKLEDVNLLTAVTDKSGKGGRPSRLYSLSEQVVSLQFPPRDYQLLADIAIESLLSLGEAGEAALIKMGHRIGTEMAKRAVVQSGINLEIASMEEKLDLVHRIVVAQGLKPDIEAMDEGKLRFRVNNCTFSDSAKKYPNAVCQMHNALLMGIFETYLGNIELREDDSKIRGCQSCNYTVIQY, from the coding sequence ATGGACCACGATGCGCAAAAGTTAACCAGTGCTTTAGCTGACCCCACCCGTTTTTCCATTTACCAATTTGTCGCCTACAGTAAAGATCCCATCACGGTTCAGGATATAGCTGATCATTTCTCTATCCACCCTAATGTGGCACGCTTGCATTTGACGAAGTTAGAGGACGTGAATTTACTCACTGCTGTTACAGACAAAAGTGGTAAGGGAGGACGTCCCAGTCGGTTGTACTCACTGTCTGAACAGGTTGTGAGTCTACAATTCCCTCCTCGTGACTATCAGCTGTTGGCCGATATCGCGATTGAAAGCCTGCTCTCGCTCGGCGAAGCTGGCGAAGCCGCTCTAATTAAAATGGGACATCGCATTGGAACAGAGATGGCAAAACGGGCGGTTGTCCAAAGCGGAATCAATTTAGAAATAGCCTCTATGGAAGAAAAATTGGACCTGGTCCATCGGATTGTCGTGGCTCAGGGATTGAAACCAGACATCGAAGCAATGGATGAAGGAAAACTGCGTTTTCGCGTAAATAACTGCACCTTCTCTGATAGCGCAAAAAAATATCCGAATGCCGTATGCCAGATGCATAACGCTCTGTTGATGGGAATATTCGAAACGTACTTGGGGAACATTGAATTACGTGAGGATGATTCCAAAATTCGCGGATGCCAATCCTGCAACTATACGGTGATTCAGTATTAG
- a CDS encoding DUF2626 domain-containing protein: MDRMYRVLGFWTIVIALMAFWAELYPMALIFFSLTAFFVALSYMNLTERVYLNIFFGFMFLSFVGFTYYTFFVMPVGPQEHALLQLIM; encoded by the coding sequence ATGGATCGTATGTATCGCGTTCTTGGTTTCTGGACCATCGTGATCGCGTTGATGGCGTTTTGGGCAGAATTGTACCCGATGGCGCTCATCTTCTTCAGTTTGACTGCTTTCTTCGTAGCGCTGAGCTACATGAACCTGACTGAACGAGTATACCTAAACATTTTCTTCGGCTTCATGTTCCTGTCTTTTGTTGGATTCACGTATTACACATTCTTCGTGATGCCTGTTGGTCCACAAGAACACGCTTTGCTACAATTGATCATGTAA
- a CDS encoding class I SAM-dependent methyltransferase, with amino-acid sequence MTMIELIHEEIASQPGKAITFARFMELALYHDTYGYYMVEQPKVGKAGDFYTSASVHPVFAETIADAVLALWEKANITSPVLVEIGGGTGSNCRHMLERIRESKPEVYKQLTVILIEASPYHRKMQEEALQWHEGPKRWYSSVNEATKHEKIEGVIFSNEWLDAFPVHIVEKTRSGWQEVWVRVGEGGLEEYLGEMSPALGEYLRGLNLKLPIGMRMEINMAMEQAAQEVSSLLKKGFVITIDYGDLQEELYHPSRKNGTLMCYHRHQAHTNPYINIGEQDLTTHVNFSAWKQYGEKAGLREIDYMRQDRFLIRNGLLHKAVAHMDTDPFTSVAMKRNRAIQQLIDPAGLGGRFWVMVQEKDTGE; translated from the coding sequence ATGACGATGATCGAACTGATTCACGAGGAAATAGCAAGCCAACCAGGGAAAGCGATTACGTTCGCACGCTTTATGGAGTTGGCCCTCTATCATGACACTTATGGATATTATATGGTGGAACAACCCAAAGTAGGCAAAGCGGGAGATTTTTATACGAGTGCATCGGTGCATCCTGTCTTTGCGGAAACAATCGCAGATGCAGTCTTGGCATTATGGGAGAAGGCGAATATCACTTCGCCTGTGCTCGTTGAGATCGGTGGTGGAACCGGGTCCAATTGCCGTCACATGCTGGAGCGCATCCGTGAGAGCAAACCAGAGGTATACAAACAGTTGACGGTCATTTTAATAGAGGCGAGTCCGTATCACAGGAAAATGCAGGAGGAGGCGCTCCAGTGGCACGAGGGTCCGAAGCGTTGGTATTCTTCCGTGAATGAAGCTACCAAGCATGAGAAAATAGAAGGGGTTATTTTCTCGAATGAATGGCTGGACGCATTTCCCGTACATATTGTGGAGAAAACTAGATCGGGCTGGCAGGAAGTGTGGGTGCGTGTTGGCGAGGGCGGGTTAGAAGAGTATCTGGGGGAGATGTCACCAGCGCTAGGGGAATATTTGCGCGGGCTGAACTTGAAGCTGCCAATCGGCATGCGGATGGAGATAAATATGGCGATGGAGCAAGCTGCACAAGAAGTTTCCAGCCTATTGAAAAAAGGGTTCGTCATCACGATTGATTACGGCGACCTGCAAGAAGAGCTGTACCATCCCAGTCGAAAAAACGGAACACTGATGTGCTACCATCGTCATCAGGCTCATACAAATCCGTATATCAACATAGGCGAACAAGACTTGACAACACATGTGAATTTTTCTGCGTGGAAGCAGTATGGAGAAAAGGCGGGTTTACGGGAAATAGACTATATGAGACAGGATCGGTTTTTGATACGGAATGGCTTGCTTCATAAAGCGGTCGCGCATATGGATACAGACCCTTTCACGAGCGTTGCGATGAAACGGAATCGGGCGATTCAGCAGTTGATTGATCCTGCTGGCTTGGGTGGACGTTTCTGGGTCATGGTCCAAGAGAAAGACACCGGGGAGTAA
- a CDS encoding CapA family protein — MKRTWKWALLLVIACTSLVGCAAPVAQADRTNQAPNVKVPDPETPPQTAPDRQETQPPTLPSRFPEQRISLLAVGDIMMHQEQLDAVWDPATKSYDFKRFFPNVIPMFREADWVIGNLETTMSGSEAKYSGYPMFNSPESLAHTLKEIGFTAVSTANNHSMDRKEQGVLQTIKYLDEAGLPHTGTFASPEERDEPLLLTKDGFTLALLAYTYGTNGIAIPEGKPYLVNLISPELMKKDIARAREKGADLVAVALHFGNEYQRMPSPEQIKTAEQALTFGADLILGAHPHVVQPYEWKTVTLEDGRQHKGLITYSLGNFISAQRWDYKDVGAILKLVLYKNESGEASIESAEMIPTYVHFYRKNNKRNYVIYPVSETLEKLKQGQKYPTLTKEAIQYMTQLQKEMPAHVNKVVSKKKAS, encoded by the coding sequence ATGAAGCGAACATGGAAATGGGCACTCCTTCTCGTTATCGCCTGCACGAGTCTGGTTGGGTGTGCGGCACCCGTCGCCCAAGCAGACAGGACGAACCAAGCTCCCAACGTGAAAGTGCCTGATCCCGAAACACCTCCGCAGACAGCGCCCGATCGACAGGAGACACAACCTCCGACTTTGCCATCAAGATTTCCGGAACAGCGTATCTCCCTTCTCGCTGTTGGGGATATCATGATGCATCAGGAGCAGTTGGATGCCGTCTGGGACCCAGCGACGAAAAGCTATGATTTTAAACGTTTCTTCCCGAATGTCATTCCGATGTTCCGCGAGGCAGACTGGGTCATCGGCAATCTTGAGACAACGATGAGCGGCAGCGAGGCCAAATACTCAGGCTATCCGATGTTTAATTCTCCAGAGTCGCTAGCACATACGTTGAAGGAAATTGGATTCACTGCGGTATCGACAGCGAACAACCATTCGATGGACCGCAAAGAGCAAGGGGTTCTGCAAACGATCAAATATCTCGATGAAGCTGGTCTGCCGCACACGGGAACGTTTGCGAGTCCCGAGGAACGAGATGAGCCCTTGTTGTTGACCAAGGACGGATTCACACTCGCCTTGCTAGCGTATACGTATGGGACGAATGGCATCGCAATCCCAGAGGGCAAGCCGTACCTGGTCAATCTGATTTCGCCTGAACTGATGAAAAAAGACATCGCACGGGCAAGAGAAAAAGGAGCCGATCTGGTTGCAGTGGCGCTTCATTTCGGAAATGAGTATCAGCGCATGCCCAGTCCTGAACAAATCAAGACCGCCGAGCAAGCTCTAACATTTGGAGCGGATTTGATTTTGGGTGCGCATCCACATGTGGTACAACCTTATGAATGGAAGACGGTTACCCTCGAAGATGGACGGCAACACAAAGGACTAATCACTTACTCTTTAGGCAATTTCATCTCTGCGCAGCGATGGGACTACAAGGATGTTGGCGCAATCCTGAAGCTAGTGCTGTACAAGAATGAGTCAGGAGAGGCTAGCATTGAAAGTGCTGAAATGATTCCGACCTACGTTCATTTTTATCGGAAAAATAACAAGCGCAACTATGTTATTTACCCGGTGTCAGAAACATTGGAGAAGCTGAAGCAGGGGCAGAAATATCCTACGCTGACGAAAGAAGCGATCCAATACATGACACAATTGCAGAAGGAAATGCCGGCTCATGTTAATAAGGTTGTCTCCAAGAAAAAAGCCAGCTAA
- a CDS encoding MBL fold metallo-hydrolase, which produces MENQNLAIESYALGAFQTNAYVVTNTDTNQTIVIDPGMEPDQLLHALANKNVVAILLTHAHLDHIGGLNQVRELTKAPVYIHPLEQEWLTNPDLNGSRRWNLPELIVCERAEHELEDGQTLELAGFHIQVLHTPGHSPGSCSFVIGQHCFGGDVLFNQSIGRTDLFGGDYETLMISIQDKLFELDDETIVYPGHGPKTTIDYEKTYNPFVTGMLR; this is translated from the coding sequence ATGGAGAATCAAAATCTTGCCATTGAATCCTATGCGTTGGGAGCATTTCAAACCAATGCGTATGTGGTGACAAACACCGATACCAATCAAACCATTGTGATTGACCCGGGCATGGAGCCAGATCAGTTGCTCCACGCCCTCGCGAATAAAAACGTCGTTGCCATTCTTTTGACGCATGCCCACTTGGATCATATTGGTGGTCTCAACCAAGTAAGAGAATTGACAAAAGCACCGGTTTACATTCATCCGCTGGAGCAGGAATGGCTCACAAACCCGGATCTCAACGGATCTCGACGCTGGAATCTACCTGAACTCATCGTATGTGAGCGGGCGGAGCACGAGCTAGAGGATGGTCAGACTCTGGAACTGGCAGGTTTTCACATTCAGGTGCTTCATACGCCAGGTCATTCACCGGGCAGCTGTTCATTTGTAATTGGCCAGCATTGCTTCGGTGGCGACGTTCTGTTTAACCAGAGCATCGGGCGTACGGATCTCTTCGGAGGAGATTACGAGACACTGATGATCAGCATCCAAGACAAGCTGTTTGAGCTCGATGATGAAACCATTGTTTATCCAGGGCATGGTCCGAAGACGACGATCGACTACGAGAAAACGTACAATCCGTTTGTTACAGGCATGCTTCGCTAG
- a CDS encoding DinB family protein: protein MQDFSFVWNQYDLIRGMFLKRLTEITEEEADVVPDGFKNNIRWNIGHLLLTQDYLLFGPEGMKCPPYYAAMFSPGTKPADWQKEGPSLETLAAELKEQHVRIKEELHSRLNDPLPKPFELGDRGTMHTYGEMMVFTLFHEGMHIGCISSLRNAIAAAK, encoded by the coding sequence ATGCAGGACTTTTCTTTTGTATGGAATCAGTACGACTTGATTCGCGGAATGTTTTTGAAGAGATTAACAGAAATAACCGAGGAAGAAGCAGACGTGGTTCCCGATGGCTTTAAAAACAACATTCGCTGGAATATTGGTCATCTTCTCCTGACACAAGATTACTTGCTCTTCGGACCAGAAGGAATGAAATGTCCTCCGTATTACGCAGCCATGTTTTCTCCAGGAACCAAGCCTGCTGATTGGCAAAAAGAAGGACCTTCCCTCGAGACTTTAGCTGCCGAGCTAAAAGAACAGCATGTGCGTATCAAAGAAGAATTGCACTCCCGCTTGAATGATCCATTGCCAAAACCGTTTGAACTAGGAGACAGAGGTACTATGCATACTTATGGGGAAATGATGGTCTTCACTCTTTTCCATGAAGGTATGCACATCGGATGTATTTCGTCTTTACGAAATGCGATTGCAGCTGCTAAATAA